The proteins below come from a single Oncorhynchus keta strain PuntledgeMale-10-30-2019 chromosome 1, Oket_V2, whole genome shotgun sequence genomic window:
- the LOC118374653 gene encoding coagulation factor XIII B chain-like, with protein MRLITLGFVFALWLCTLSFVKGQVCLRKDVSEIPEAKNVDISNLEDTAIDKTVRLSCAIGYVGFVRLKCGSKGWSKDGGRKCEPKSCGHPGDTPNGDFHLSILDDFVFGAQVLYQCRKGYQMVTRSRHRTCVEQGWDSALPICEALKCPVIQANDNVVVIGNSEDATYGNVIQFECQSNHMVLKGSSEIDCNDKGEWSSTVPTCEVIKCYAPDIANGAVNGPLKEDYDEDDTLRYSCDTKYIKSQERVPKCTKMVNSANWSPTPACEEVRCKLSLPPTRGTSYTPADRNLFLPDERVTVTCDSGFWNFFSSNTENTITCKEDGKWSSSTTDCERITCGDPRDPLVSSPYYWQRGQLRGTQRYNCRTGFKTTNARGVATCTSNGSWTPEPLCEEITCDKPDILNAVIKDPKTRYKINDLLTYECEMNYELLDSITRPTATCTTHGWTKTLGCKEIEGACINPTVMNGFLVQSNERNVDPRKSKIYYSCNVGFKPSTGGWWGEATCTEGTWSGILECIDQSRCGRIPVIPNTRKVPHSEVYNNEQTVQIDCEVGYTSETKTIKCKDGEWQTPLPACGLQGVPCDPPPKVENAIVKILYQNKYREGFEVNYECRKSFEIEGHKKLTCEHGSWTTPPPTCKQYCGKPEGAGKQIQILDQVRERYENGNQIDYTCISPYKGPGGKATCKNGEWHMPIECKASCPDPPPITNGDFTKEKRDVEGVIIEVSYQCSREFTLSSTGSIRCLNGGWQSPPKCLRPCEISTFDAEYNLQNLPKKDKIAHGEKKTLHCKEGYYHQYKRFRPNIDKIEVKCDDGELQYGEHICSHRYS; from the exons ATGCGATTGATAACTCTCGGCTTTGTCTTTGCACTATGGTTGTGTACACTCAGCTTTGTGAAAGGTCAAG TTTGTCTCCGAAAGGATGTTTCAGAGATTCCTGAAGCTAAAAACGTGGACATTTCCAACCTAGAAGACACTGCAATTGACAAAACAGTGAGGTTATCCTGCGCTATTGGCTACGTAGGTTTCGTTAGACTCAAATGCGGCAGTAAAGGATGGAGTAAAGATGGTGGTCGAAAATGTGAAC CTAAGTCATGTGGACATCCAGGAGACACACCAAATGGAGACTTCCATCTTTCGATTTTGGACGATTTTGTCTTTGGAGCTCAAGTTCTGTACCAATGCAGAAAAGG TTACCAAATGGTGACCAGGTCCAGACATCGGACCTGCGTGGAACAAGGCTGGGACAGCGCACTCCCTATATGTGAAG CATTGAAATGCCCAGTGATTCAAGCCAACGACAATGTTGTGGTCATCGGAAACAGTGAGGATGCAACCTATGGAAATGTGATCCAGTTTGAGTGCCAATCAAATCACATGGTACTCAAAGGATCGTCTGAAATTGACTGCAACGATAAAGGAGAATGGAGCAGCACAGTCCCAACATGTGAAG TGATTAAATGTTACGCTCCAGACATAGCTAACGGTGCAGTGAACGGGCCCCTTAAGGAAGATTACGATGAAGATGACACACTGAGATACAGCTGTGACACAAAGTATATTAAGTCTCAGGAAAGAGTCCCTAAATGCACTAAAATGGTCAACAGTGCCAACTGGAGTCCAACACCAGCGTGTGAAG AAGTGAGATGTAAGTTATCATTGCCACCAACAAGAGGAACCAGTTACACACCTGCTGACAGAAATCTGTTCTTGCCTGATGAACGTGTAACGGTGACCTGTGACTCAGGATTCTGGAACTTTTTCTCAAGTAACactgaaaatacaataacatgCAAAGAGGATGGAAAGTGGTCATCTTCCACAACCGATTGTGAAC GGATAACATGTGGTGATCCACGTGACCCTCTTGTGAGTTCTCCCTACTACTGGCAGCGGGGTCAATTGAGAGGAACTCAGCGATACAACTGTAGAACCGGATTTAAAACCACAAATGCCCGGGGTGTTGCCACATGCACAAGTAATGGCTCCTGGACTCCAGAACCACTCTGTGAAG AGATTACATGTGACAAGCCAGATATCCTAAATGCTGTGATTAAAGACCCGAAAACAAGATACAAAATCAATGATCTGCTCACTTATGAGTGTGAGATGAATTATGAACTATTGGACAGTATTACCAGACCTACTGCTACCTGTACTACACATGGCTGGACCAAGACACTTGGCTGTAAAG AAATAGAGGGAGCATGTATCAACCCAACTGTGATGAATGGATTCCTCGTTCAGTCAAATGAGAGGAATGTTGATCCCAGGAAAAGCAAGATATACTATTCCTGCAATGTAGGGTTCAAACCTTCTACCGGGGGCTGGTGGGGTGAAGCCACATGTACTGAGGGAACATGGTCTGGAATATTAGAGTGTATTG ATCAATCTAGATGTGGCAGAATCCCTGTCATTCCCAACACAAGAAAGGTACCTCACAGTGAAGTCTATAACAATGAACAAACTGTTCAAATTGATTGCGAAGTTGGATACACATCTGAAACTAAGACTATAAAATGTAAGGATGGAGAATGGCAAACACCGTTACCAGCTTGTGGAC TGCAAGGCGTTCCATGTGATCCTCCACCTAAAGTTGAAAATGCAATTGTTAAAATCCTGTATCAAAATAAATATAGAGAGGGATTTGAAGTGAATTATGAATGTCGCAAGTCCTTTGAAATAGAGGGACATAAAAAACTTACTTGTGAACATGGGAGTTGGACAACTCCACCACCAACATGCAAAC AGTACTGTGGTAAGCCTGAGGGCGCAGGGAAACAAATTCAGATTCTTGACCAAGTGCGAGAGAGATACGAAAATGGGAACCAAATAGACTATACATGCATTAGCCCATACAAAGGCCCTGGAGGAAAAGCAACTTGCAAGAATGGAGAATGGCACATGCCAATTGAGTGTAAAG CAAGCTGTCCTGATCCTCCTCCCATTACTAATGGAGATTTCACCAAGGAAAAGAGAGATGTTGAAGGTGTAATTATAGAGGTGTCCTACCAATGCAGCAGAGAGTTTACACTGAGTTCCACAGGCAGCATTAGATGTCTGAATGGAGGATGGCAGAGTCCTCCAAAGTGTTTAc GGCCTTGTGAGATTTCCACTTTTGATGCAGAGTACAATCTACAGAATTTACCCAAGAAAGATAAGATTGCGCACGGTGAAAAAAAGACTCTTCATTGCAAAGAGGGATATTACCATCAATACAAGAGATTTCGACCGAATATAGACAAAATTGAGGTGAAGTGTGATGATGGAGAGTTACAGTATGGAGAACACATAT GTAGCCATCGTTATTCATAG